The following proteins are encoded in a genomic region of Triticum dicoccoides isolate Atlit2015 ecotype Zavitan chromosome 1B, WEW_v2.0, whole genome shotgun sequence:
- the LOC119342037 gene encoding uncharacterized protein LOC119342037 — MASSALRRSLPRRGSLRRLLPSHPPSAATSSFLRSFHSEESAEGESTEGFEKRMFGNQREPDDNSFFGKLDGFGSSFGRRHGTGSGMGAFSQQGGMGNLFGERSSHGIMDGFDSLNDGMNEKLDDAARTFHMTDEVEDDDYDFRPDVNYRRGSTYNVRDLDLTRPAAPKNPPRPQFETSTKEVLRKADFRNVRFLANFITEAGIIIKRNQTKISAKAQRKVAREIKTARALGLMPFTTMGKRPFIFGRSAEEDASEEEYGYEFVQKDAEPEDTVGDVVPDVETA; from the exons ATGGCGAGCTCGGCGCTGAGGCGATCTCTTCCACGGCGCGGCTCGCTCCGGCGCCTCCTCCCTTCTCACCCACCATCCGCCGCCACCTCCTCGTTCCTTCGCTCCTTCCACTCCG AAGAGAGCGCGGAGGGCGAGAGCACGGAGGGCTTTGAAAAGCGGATGTTTGGGAACCAGAGGGAGCCGGATGACAACTCGTTCTTCGGGAAGCTCGATGGGTTTGGGAGCTCCTTCGGAAGAAGACATGGCACAGGCTCTGGGATGGGTGCCTTCAGTCAGCAGGGTGGGATGGGTAACTTGTTTGGTGAGAGGAGtagtcatgggatcatggacgGTTTCGACTCCTTGAACGATGGCATGAACGAGAAGTTGGATGACGCGGCCCGCACCTTTCACATGACGGATGAGGTTGAGGACGATGACTATGATTTCAGGCCAGATGTGAATTACAGGCGAGGCTCGACTTACAATGTCCGG GATCTTGACCTGACAAGACCTGCAGCCCCAAAGAATCCTCCTAGACCTCAGTTTGAAACATCTACAAAGGAAGTCTTAAGGAAAGCTGATTTTAGG AATGTTAGATTCCTCGCCAACTTTATTACAGAGGCTGGCATTATCATCAAGAGGAATCAG ACCAAGATAAGTGCGAAAGCTCAGCGCAAGGTGGCGAGAGAGATTAAAACAGCGCGTGCACTGGGGCTGATGCCTTTCACGACAATGGGCAAGAGACCATTCATCTTTGGCAGAAGTGCGGAAGAGGATGCTTCAGAAGAGGAATATGGGTATGAATTCGTCCAGAAGGATGCCGAGCCTGAAGACACTGTAGGCGATGTTGTGCCCGATGTGGAGACTGCGTAA